One part of the Oryzias melastigma strain HK-1 linkage group LG21, ASM292280v2, whole genome shotgun sequence genome encodes these proteins:
- the LOC112155304 gene encoding C-X-C chemokine receptor type 2 has product MTEFDKEDFSSIYEELNFTYNYTQFILDQDTIPCNSFTFPDAVLITVCVFYVLIFLLAIPGNLVVGVVIGINKQTMPPSDLYLLNLAVADIFLALTLPFWATSLTVGWVFGDALCKIVTVLQELSFYSSILFLTCISVDRYLVIVRALEVRKANRQIVSWGVCAAVWTVGALLSLPGLLSSLSPSKNGTQMECTEHYDPQSADEWRLATRVLRHTLGFLLPLAIMMSCYGITIHRLFHIRGEFQRQRAMRVIIFIVAAFLLCWTPHHVTVMTDTFFRAKIVPYTCPERRAVDQAMFGTQSLGLLHSCINPVLYAFVGKKFRKRLVQVMRKMGLMERGTANRNIRSSLSSEITSTVM; this is encoded by the exons ATGACTG AATTTGACAAGGAAGACTTCAGTTCCATTTATGAAGAACTCAACTTTACCTACAACTACACACAGTTCATCCTGGACCAGGACACCATACCCTGCAATTCTTTTACCTTTCCTGATGCTGTCTTGATCACTGTTTGCGTGTTCTACGTCCTCATCTTTTTGCTGGCGATTCCTGGAAACCTGGTGGTGGGGGTGGTCATTGGCATCAACAAGCAGACGATGCCTCCCTCTGATCTCTACCTCCTCAACCTGGCGGTTGCAGACATCTTCCTGGCCCTCACGCTGCCGTTCTGGGCCACCTCTCTCACAGTGGGCTGGGTGTTTGGGGACGCCCTGTGCAAGATCGTCACCGTCCTGCAGGAGCTGAGCTTTTACTCCAGCATCCTCTTTCTGACGTGCATCAGCGTGGACCGTTACTTGGTGATCGTGCGAGCCTTGGAGGTCCGCAAGGCCAACCGTCAGATTGTCAGCTGGGGGGTTTGCGCCGCTGTCTGGACCGTTGGGGCTCTTCTGTCTCTGCCAGGGTTGCTCAGCTCGTTGTCACCCTCGAAAAATGGCACTCAGATGGAGTGTACCGAGCATTACGATCCCCAGAGCGCAGATGAATGGCGGCTGGCCACCAGAGTTCTGCGCCACACTTTGGGGTTCCTTCTCCCACTGGCCATCATGATGTCCTGTTATGGAATTACCATCCACCGCCTCTTCCACATCCGCGGGGAGTTTCAGCGTCAGCGGGCCATGAGAGTGATCATATTCATTGTCGCCGCTTTCCTGCTTTGCTGGACGCCGCACCACGTCACGGTGATGACCGACACGTTTTTCAGGGCAAAGATTGTTCCCTACACGTGCCCGGAGAGGAGGGCAGTGGACCAGGCCATGTTCGGCACTCAGAGTCTGGGACTGCTTCACAGCTGCATCAACCCTGTGCTGTACGCATTTGTGGGCAAGAAATTCCGTAAGAGGCTGGTGCAGGTGATGAGGAAGATGGGCCTTATGGAGAGAGGAACAGCCAACAGAAACATCAGGTCTTCCCTGTCATCAGAAATCACATCTACAGTCATGTAA
- the nabp1a gene encoding SOSS complex subunit B2 produces MAAPTTEALFLIKDVKAGSKNLNIVFIVLEIGRVTKTKDGHEVRSCKVADKSGSIAISVWDELGSLIQPGDIIKLTRGYASMWKGCLTLYTGRGGDLQKIGEFCMVYSEVPNFSEPNPELLAQANQQNKSGKPDQNQRGNSPPNQNSGTPAPPGNGALPPFANNPPPGTPRDSTFGIIGRPNGRSPGNGAPPVNTAGPPAATKSSVTISNGRDPRRAKR; encoded by the exons atggCTGCCCCGACTACCGAGGCCTTGTTTTTGATAAAGGATGTGAAAGCCGGGTCGAAAAATTTGAATATCGTGTTCATCGTTTTGGAGATAG gaCGGGTGACTAAAACGAAAGATGGCCATGAAGTCCGGTCATGCAAAGTGGCAGACAAAAGTGGCAGCATAGCAATCTCAGTTTGGGACGAACTTGGTAGTCTTATTCAACCAGGAGACATAATCAAACTCACCAGAGG TTATGCATCCATGTGGAAAGGCTGCTTGACCCTGTACACTGGAAGAGGAGGAGACCTCCAGAAGATTGGAGA ATTTTGTATGGTGTATTCAGAAGTGCCCAATTTTAGTGAACCAAATCCAGAGCTGCTAGCCCAAGCAAACCAGCAAAACAAGTCT GGTAAGCCGGACCAGAACCAGCGAGGAAACTCCCCTCCCAATCAGAACTCAGGTACACCTGCCCCACCAG gTAACGGTGCCTTGCCACCTTTTGCCAACAACCCACCACCTGGTACACCCCGCGACTCCACCTTTGGGATCATTGGACGGCCCAACGGCCGCTCACCTGGCAACGGTGCACCTCCAGTTAACACAGCTGGACCCCCGGCAGCCACAAAGTCCTCAGTTACTATTAGCAATGGCAGGGACCCACGTCGCGCCAAAAGATGA